The proteins below come from a single Takifugu flavidus isolate HTHZ2018 chromosome 6, ASM371156v2, whole genome shotgun sequence genomic window:
- the LOC130527729 gene encoding trypsin-1-like produces MTQKLSQCPCCSVKMNVLRCFMLWFGVMLGTVASKELKICDSTERLYHVVITNSQGTIICAGSLISDSWILSEAYCYRWGMKIILGAHPGPGRTIIIQNPPVIRKNNAGMSDLMLLKLPSPTKIEPVKLPTCPLAADPDFVKIAGYGLKTTELGKTDSRESHKLQCVKLKLDDCKKVERKHYFFFHDTQKRMDIPLTDVGGAVIHNDMIYGVMSYENEPHLYPELPYFEVCPILNWINAVTA; encoded by the exons ATGACACAGAAGTTGTCTCAGTGCCCTTGTTGCTCTGTCAAGATGAACGTCCTGAGATGCTTCATGCTTTGGTTTG GAGTTATGTTGGGCACAGTGGCCAGCAAAGAACTGAAAATATGCGACTCTACAGAGCGGCTGTACCACGTGGTGATAACCAACTCTCAAGGCACAATCATATGCGCTGGATCCCTGATCAGTGACTCCTGGATTTTGAGTGAGGCCTATTGCTATCGGTG GGGGATGAAAATAATTTTGGGTGCGCATCCAGGACCTGGTCGAACAATCATCATCCAGAATCCACCTGTGATTAGGAAGAACAATGCTGGCATGTCTGATTTAATGCTGCTGAAATTACCTAGTCCAACTAAAATCGAACCTGTCAAACTTCCTACCTGTCCACTGGCTGC GGACCCTGACTTTGTTAAAATCGCAGGATATGGGCTGAAGACGACAGAGCTTGGTAAAACAG ACTCGAGGGAATCACATAAACTCCAGTGTGTAAAACTCAAGCTCGACGACTGTAAGAAGGTTGAAAGAAAGCATTATTTCTTCTTCCATGATACACAAAAGCGAATGGACATACCGTTG ACGGATGTGGGAGGAGCAGTGATTCACAATGACATGATATATGGTGTGATGTCATATGAGAATGAACCTCATCTGTATCCCGAATTGCCGTATTTTGAAGTTTGTCCAATTCTTAATTGGATAAATGCAGTTACAGCTTAA